One Paenibacillus crassostreae DNA segment encodes these proteins:
- a CDS encoding CtsR family transcriptional regulator, with the protein MRNISDVIEQYLKNILHESPEGTVEIQRNDLAEKFVCVPSQINYVISTRFTLEKGYLVESKRGGGGYIRIQRIDLPQHAELHTHLRQTIGEVIDQTTAEGLIYQLEGSCFLSKREANLMRSAISRECLMIKLPYRDEIRARIMKAMLISLLGK; encoded by the coding sequence ATGCGTAATATCTCTGATGTTATTGAACAATATCTGAAGAATATTCTGCATGAAAGTCCCGAAGGAACAGTGGAAATTCAACGCAATGATCTGGCTGAGAAATTCGTCTGTGTACCATCACAGATTAATTATGTCATCAGTACTCGCTTTACGTTAGAGAAGGGTTATCTTGTGGAGAGCAAGCGAGGTGGTGGTGGATATATTCGGATACAACGAATTGATCTTCCACAACACGCAGAACTTCATACCCATCTTCGACAGACGATTGGTGAGGTTATCGACCAGACTACAGCGGAAGGGCTGATCTATCAACTGGAAGGATCCTGTTTCTTAAGCAAACGCGAAGCTAATCTAATGCGTTCAGCGATCTCCAGGGAATGCCTCATGATCAAGCTACCTTACAGGGATGAGATTCGTGCCAGAATAATGAAAGCGATGCTGATCTCTTTATTAGGTAAATGA
- a CDS encoding UvrB/UvrC motif-containing protein produces MLCQECGNKPATLHFTKIVSGEKTEFHICESCAREKGEMIPGVSGGFSIHSLLSGLIDFDTANKIKSGVGKDIQPLRCEDCGMTYSQFSKAGRFGCSSCYKYFNTRLDPLFKRVHGSTSHVGKVPIRGGAQIQVKRRLQDMKNELQLRIAQEEFEEAATLRDQIRELEKGSIEQ; encoded by the coding sequence ATGCTTTGTCAAGAATGTGGTAATAAACCCGCAACACTTCATTTTACAAAGATCGTAAGTGGTGAGAAGACGGAATTTCATATTTGTGAATCATGTGCTCGTGAGAAGGGTGAGATGATTCCAGGAGTATCTGGAGGGTTCTCGATCCATAGTTTATTATCTGGACTTATTGATTTCGATACGGCTAACAAGATCAAATCTGGGGTTGGGAAAGATATTCAGCCACTTCGATGCGAAGATTGTGGAATGACGTACTCTCAATTCAGTAAGGCTGGACGCTTCGGATGTAGTTCATGTTATAAATACTTCAATACCCGACTAGATCCTTTGTTCAAAAGAGTTCATGGCAGTACTTCACATGTGGGTAAAGTTCCTATTAGGGGCGGCGCTCAAATACAAGTTAAGAGAAGATTGCAAGATATGAAGAATGAGTTGCAACTGAGAATTGCTCAAGAAGAATTTGAAGAAGCAGCAACACTTCGTGATCAGATTAGAGAGCTTGAGAAGGGTTCGATTGAACAGTAA